GAACCGTTTTGTCCTGCGCCCGTACCGGATTCACCGGAAGCCCTACACCGGTGAGTACCGCCCCGGCTGCAGTGGCTTTCAATACGTCTCTGCGGGAAATGCTCATAAGCCGCCTCCTTTTGGGCGTACGGCGTTGGTGGTGCCGGAGACTCCCCGCGGGAAGAAATGCAGCCCCCGAAAAGTGGGTCCTCCTTGGCTGAAGACCGGTCTTGGTCCTCGGCCTCCCGTCGGCAAGAGGTACGCCCTCGGGCGAATTGCAATTCGGGGACGGAAACCTTTCGGTCTCTTCCCTCGAAGCGGGCACCCCTAGAATTTTCACGCCTGTCCAAAGCAGTTATGGGGGACAGCGTTCCTCCGGGAATCAGGAGCTACCCAAACGGGCAACCCTTTTTCGGTATGAGATACGCAAAAGTTCCTTGTCTGCAAACATCTTTTAGACGTACTCCCATGAGCGTACCCAGATAATCGGAAAACCGGGCACCAAAACAAAACATCAGGAATGAGCCGATACGAATCGGAGAAATAGAGCGACAGGAAAGCGGTCCGGCGGGGTTACACTAGTGCAGCCGCGGCGCAAAACGGAGGTGAAACAGTAGAGGAAGGCGCTTTTAAATGAAACAAACTATGTTCGACCGCTCTACATAAGTGCAGAGCGGCTTTCGGGGATAGCCAAGCGGAATAGGCCGGGCGCGGGGAAGCCGCGAGCTGTACCGCCCGCCCAGCGGCGCGGCGTCAGGTGGTCGGGCCGCAGACCATCACGGGTATATCCGACCGATGAACCACCTCGTGGGCCACGCTCCCGAACAGCATTTCATCCAGTTGGTTGCGCTTGCGTCCACTCATGCAGATCAGGTTCACCTCCTGGCTCCGACAGGCGTCGAGAACGGCGGTGGCCGGGTCCCCGCTGGCTTCCTGAAGGTCGTAGGCGATTCCGGCCTTCTTGAGGGCATCCATCACCGTATGCACGGAAGCCACCTGGGCGACGGACGCCCCCTCGGGATTGTCCCCGAAAACGTGGAAGAGAATGGCCTGCACCTCTTTCTGGCCATCCGGAAGATCGATGATGGCTTGGGCCTGCGCGGAAGCGCGGCCCTTATCGTGGTCGATGGGGACCAGGACCTTGTACATTCCCACCCTCCGTACTTGGGGCCAACGGCGGATTGGCTGGAATCCGGATATTTTCCTATTGAAAAGGAGTTATACTCCGGCGTCTTGCCCCTGAAGGAATACCTCGTTGCTGTTAGAGGCCGGATTACCCGCCATTACCGTACCTCGCACCGAAACCGTTTTCCGGCGCGGCGCGGCTGTCCGGGAAATATCCGGCGCCGCACCAATGGGGCGTTCCCCGGTCCAAGGAAAGGAAGAACGGGAGCGGTACCCATGGGCAAGCATCCGCATTCCCACGGCGATCCGCGACAAGTACAATTGCAGACCGCGCGTTTATCCAGTGCCCGCCCGGGCTCCGGCCCGGGCGGGCACTCGCAGGTTTCCGGCCTTTCGTAAATGGAATGATCGGGACGGGCTCAGGAATGGGGCCCCATCCCATTGACGGACAGCCGCCGGACAATGGCCGGCGAACCGCGCCCGGCCGGGCTGGCCGGTTGGACGCTTCTCCAGATGGTAGGAAGCGCCAACGTTATTTTCCGCGCACTCCTGTACAGGTACATAAATGGCAGCCAATCCCCAGCAGATCACCGGTGTAATCCTCGCCGGCGGACGCGCCAAGCGCATGGGCGGAGCGGACAAGGGCCTCCTGGAGATGGCCGGGCGACCCGCCCTGGAGTACGCTATTGAGCGCCTCCAGCCGCAGGTGGATCGCCTGGTGATCAACGCCAACCGCAACCGGGGCACCTACGCCGCCTACGGCTTCCCGGTGGTCCCCGATGAGATGGCCGATTATCCAGGACCTCTTGCCGGAATGGCCGCCGCCCTCCGCGCGGCGGAAACCGAGTACATCCTGACCGTCCCCTGCGACTGTCCCTGGCTGCCGCTGGACCTGGCCACCCGCCTCCAGCTCGCCCGCCGGAACCTCAACAGCGAGCTGGCCACGGTGGAGACGGGCGAGGGGCTCCAGCCGGTGTTCGCCCTGCTGCACCGGAGCCTCCTGGACAGTCTGCTGACTTACCTGCAAGGGGGAGGCCGCAAGATCGACCGGTGGTTCGCCCGCCACCTCACGGCCCTGGCGGACTTCTCCGACTGCCCGGAAGCCTTTACCAATATCAATACCCCGGAGCAGCGGGCCACCGCAGAGTCGGAGCTGCCCGCCCCCCCGGAAGAAGCGCGGTCCACCCGCCGCTAGGCGCGAAGGAGGGTCCGACACTTGCCCCAAGGTCGAAGCACCCAACCGGACGTGCGCATGCGCGGGTTCAGCCACCGCGCCCCGGTTGAAACCGTCTGGCAATGGCTGGAAGAGACGGCGCGTCCGCTTCCCGGAGAGACCCTCCATCCCCGGGAGGCCCACCGGCGCATCCTCGCCGAGGAAGTGACGGCCCCTGAATCGGTTCCGCCCTTCCCGCGCTCCGCCATGGATGGTTACGCCCTGCGCGGCAGCGAGACGGTGGGGGCCGGGGCCTACAATCCGCTTTCCTTCCGGCTGGTCGGCCAATCCATGCCCGGAGCGGCCCACGACCAGCCGCTGCCGCCGGGGGCCGCCGTGCGCATCATGACCGGCGCCCCCGTTCCCGAGGGGGCCGACGCCGTCCTGCCCGCGGAATACGCCCAGGAGGTGGGCGAACGGGTGGAGGTCACCAACGCCATTCCACCCTGGAAGCACGTGGGCCAGATCGGCGAGGACATCCAGGAGGGCGAGGTCCTGCTGCGACCGGGACGCAAGCTCCGGCCCCAGGACCTCGGGCTCCTGGCCTCGGTGGGACGCACCAGCGTTACGGTGGTGGCACGGCCACGGGTGCGGATCCTGGTGACCGGCAACGAGCTTGTCCCCTCGGACCAGCCCCGCGGCAACGCCCAGATCTACGACGCCAATACGGACATGCTCGCCGCCCTCGTGGAACGCGACGGCGGCACCGTCGAAGGCACCTACCGGGTGGGCGACGATGCGGACGTGATCACCGAGCATTTCACCGAGGGCTCCCCGGACGTGCTGATCGTCACCGGAGGATCGAGCGTCGGCGCCGAGGATCATGCGCCCCGCGTGCTTTCGGAAGCCGGGGAGCTGGCTTTCCACGGCGTGGCCATGCGCCCCTCGGCGCCCACCGGGATGGGACGACTGGGCGCGGATACTTTGGCCTTCCTGCTGCCGGGCAATCCGGTTTCCTGCCTCGCCGGCTACGACTTCTTCGCCGGG
This window of the Thiohalorhabdus sp. Cl-TMA genome carries:
- the glp gene encoding gephyrin-like molybdotransferase Glp; protein product: MPQGRSTQPDVRMRGFSHRAPVETVWQWLEETARPLPGETLHPREAHRRILAEEVTAPESVPPFPRSAMDGYALRGSETVGAGAYNPLSFRLVGQSMPGAAHDQPLPPGAAVRIMTGAPVPEGADAVLPAEYAQEVGERVEVTNAIPPWKHVGQIGEDIQEGEVLLRPGRKLRPQDLGLLASVGRTSVTVVARPRVRILVTGNELVPSDQPRGNAQIYDANTDMLAALVERDGGTVEGTYRVGDDADVITEHFTEGSPDVLIVTGGSSVGAEDHAPRVLSEAGELAFHGVAMRPSAPTGMGRLGADTLAFLLPGNPVSCLAGYDFFAGRAVRRLGGRPSHWPHPTVSATLARKISSEIGRMDYCRVALGDEGVEPLALSGASILSSTTRADGFVIIPADSEGYAPGTAVTVHLYEPGD
- the mobA gene encoding molybdenum cofactor guanylyltransferase MobA: MAANPQQITGVILAGGRAKRMGGADKGLLEMAGRPALEYAIERLQPQVDRLVINANRNRGTYAAYGFPVVPDEMADYPGPLAGMAAALRAAETEYILTVPCDCPWLPLDLATRLQLARRNLNSELATVETGEGLQPVFALLHRSLLDSLLTYLQGGGRKIDRWFARHLTALADFSDCPEAFTNINTPEQRATAESELPAPPEEARSTRR
- a CDS encoding universal stress protein — encoded protein: MYKVLVPIDHDKGRASAQAQAIIDLPDGQKEVQAILFHVFGDNPEGASVAQVASVHTVMDALKKAGIAYDLQEASGDPATAVLDACRSQEVNLICMSGRKRNQLDEMLFGSVAHEVVHRSDIPVMVCGPTT